One window of the Prosthecobacter sp. genome contains the following:
- the larB gene encoding nickel pincer cofactor biosynthesis protein LarB has protein sequence MNESKLRELLTQVSEGKLPPDQVLERLRTLPFAEAGQVLADTHRVIRQGFPEAVYAEGKTLTQTSDALTALVAAHGCALATRVTPEMATLLLQRFPTGSYDGVSRLYRIGQMEGSFKSAPVAVVCAGTSDLPVAEEAAQTLEFAGARVNRITDVGVAGLHRLLARLDDLRSASLVIAIAGMEGALPSVLGGLVAAPVIAVPTSIGYGANLGGIAALLSMLNSCSSGLTVVNIDNGFGAAMAAIRILSTHANRT, from the coding sequence ATGAACGAATCGAAACTCCGCGAACTCCTGACCCAAGTCAGCGAAGGCAAGCTCCCGCCTGATCAGGTGCTGGAACGTCTGCGCACGCTGCCCTTTGCCGAAGCCGGCCAGGTGCTTGCCGACACTCATCGCGTCATCCGCCAGGGCTTCCCCGAAGCCGTTTATGCTGAAGGCAAGACGCTCACACAAACCTCCGATGCCCTCACCGCCCTCGTCGCCGCGCATGGCTGCGCTCTCGCAACACGCGTGACACCCGAGATGGCCACCCTGTTGCTCCAACGCTTTCCCACCGGTAGTTACGATGGTGTCTCGCGGCTGTACCGCATCGGCCAGATGGAGGGCTCATTCAAATCGGCTCCCGTGGCCGTTGTGTGCGCTGGAACGTCGGATTTGCCAGTCGCCGAAGAAGCCGCGCAGACGCTCGAATTTGCCGGAGCCAGGGTGAATCGCATCACCGATGTCGGCGTGGCCGGGTTGCATCGTCTTCTGGCCCGGCTCGATGATTTGCGCAGCGCCAGCCTCGTCATCGCCATCGCGGGCATGGAAGGTGCGCTGCCCAGCGTCCTCGGCGGCCTCGTCGCAGCACCGGTGATCGCCGTGCCGACCAGCATCGGCTACGGCGCGAACCTCGGCGGCATCGCCGCCTTGCTCAGCATGCTCAACTCCTGCTCCAGCGGCCTCACCGTCGTGAACATCGACAACGGGTTCGGGGCCGCCATGGCGGCGATACGGATCTTGAGCACGCATGCCAACCGGACTTGA
- the larE gene encoding ATP-dependent sacrificial sulfur transferase LarE, whose translation MISKLLAHLKPLGRVAVAYSGGVDSSLVLKAALDALGDENVVALLAVSPSLPKSEKDEATALANQLGARLELLPTEETNDPAYQANAPNRCYFCKDHVYRALRQFTEQNGIAHVLDGMNAEDTLDVRPGRAAARELKILSPLHDLGFRKKDVREAAQALGLPNWDKPAAACLASRVPYGTSVTPKLLSQIERAEAALFDLGFRELRVRHHGDVARLEVPEADLPRALQQREEITSALRAVGYTYITLDLAGLRSGSMNEVLQARAV comes from the coding sequence ATGATTTCCAAGCTCCTCGCTCACCTCAAGCCTCTTGGCCGTGTCGCCGTCGCCTACTCCGGCGGCGTGGACAGTTCGCTGGTGCTGAAGGCCGCGCTCGATGCGCTGGGGGACGAAAACGTTGTCGCGCTTCTCGCCGTCTCACCCAGTTTGCCGAAGAGTGAGAAAGACGAGGCCACCGCACTCGCCAACCAACTCGGTGCTCGTCTTGAACTGCTGCCCACGGAGGAAACGAACGATCCTGCGTATCAGGCGAACGCGCCGAACCGATGCTACTTTTGCAAGGATCACGTCTATCGCGCCCTGCGGCAGTTTACGGAGCAAAACGGCATCGCCCATGTGCTCGACGGCATGAACGCCGAGGACACGCTGGATGTGCGCCCCGGTCGCGCCGCCGCGCGTGAGCTGAAAATCCTCAGTCCGTTGCACGATCTCGGTTTCAGGAAAAAAGACGTGCGCGAAGCCGCCCAAGCCCTCGGCTTGCCGAACTGGGACAAGCCTGCCGCCGCCTGTCTCGCCTCGCGTGTGCCGTACGGCACGAGCGTGACGCCCAAACTGCTCTCGCAGATCGAACGCGCCGAGGCCGCGCTGTTTGATCTCGGCTTTCGTGAGCTGCGCGTGCGCCATCATGGCGATGTCGCTCGTCTGGAGGTGCCCGAGGCCGATTTGCCGCGTGCCTTGCAGCAGCGCGAGGAAATCACCTCCGCGTTGCGTGCCGTCGGTTACACTTACATCACGCTCGATCTCGCCGGTTTGCGCTCCGGCAGCATGAATGAAGTGCTTCAAGCCCGCGCTGTATGA
- a CDS encoding exosortase-associated EpsI family protein — MIARAFILFALCGMTMLLCQFSPQAKGGDEAGVLAELPMVAGSFVGESEPPSDKERALLPADTIIVKRAYRTPGRSVENRDLAHASLVIAGNDSRSIHRPEVCLDGQGWTVTDSRVREVKLISGGVLRVRDLAIEREVLLDDGTKLPLRAHYVYWFVGVDVSTPSNLERQMLSLRDSVLHNVNHRWAYPSVMARVTDNLTPQQSGERRRNDEETVEMILSLIRSLAPRLQKDLMPHS, encoded by the coding sequence ATGATCGCCCGTGCCTTCATTCTTTTCGCGCTCTGCGGCATGACCATGCTGCTGTGCCAGTTCTCACCACAGGCCAAAGGTGGCGATGAAGCGGGCGTGCTGGCTGAGTTGCCGATGGTGGCGGGCAGTTTCGTCGGCGAATCCGAGCCGCCAAGCGACAAGGAGCGCGCGTTGCTCCCCGCCGACACGATCATCGTGAAACGTGCCTATCGCACACCAGGTCGCTCGGTGGAGAATCGCGATCTCGCGCACGCCTCGCTCGTCATCGCCGGGAATGACAGTCGCAGCATTCATCGCCCCGAGGTGTGCCTCGACGGCCAGGGCTGGACGGTCACCGATTCACGCGTGCGTGAGGTCAAACTGATCTCTGGCGGAGTTCTGCGCGTGCGGGATCTCGCCATTGAGCGCGAAGTGCTGCTCGATGACGGCACCAAGCTGCCGCTGCGTGCGCACTATGTTTACTGGTTCGTCGGCGTCGATGTCAGCACGCCGAGCAACCTTGAGCGGCAGATGTTGAGCCTGCGTGACAGCGTGCTGCACAACGTGAACCATCGCTGGGCCTACCCGTCCGTGATGGCCCGCGTCACGGACAATCTCACGCCGCAGCAAAGTGGCGAGCGTCGTCGCAATGATGAGGAAACCGTCGAAATGATCCTCTCCCTCATCCGCAGCCTTGCGCCGCGTTTGCAGAAGGATTTGATGCCACACTCATGA
- a CDS encoding exosortase/archaeosortase family protein, translated as MNRKQVISWIMLATSLVLLMAVQPYAAGYGHFRRTILAELLMQWKDATWQHGALLPFIVGYLLWRRRNEVAQLPESSNRWGFVLIVLALFLYFAGFRANNFYCGYLAIMVLLAGTALWLEGGQRSRVRLFAWLMLGFLWPLPFLEESIGYQMRLIMVQATGFVLNAVGVDALVSGTALQSMPNLEFGRKAGELFSVGIAAPCSGMRSLFALLVVGALFSYFRQRVMWRRFALFSTILPIAIVANMVRILVLIFAAMIFGQNWAIGDVEKEVSAFHELTGIVVFLVALLLLQSASWLLNRLCSGLGFKRSRTISRQVVSSVS; from the coding sequence ATGAACCGCAAGCAAGTCATCTCCTGGATCATGCTGGCCACCAGCCTCGTGCTGCTGATGGCCGTGCAGCCATATGCCGCGGGCTACGGCCACTTTCGCCGCACGATACTCGCTGAGCTGCTAATGCAGTGGAAGGATGCCACATGGCAGCATGGTGCGTTGCTGCCGTTCATTGTCGGTTACTTGCTCTGGCGGCGGCGAAATGAGGTCGCGCAGCTTCCAGAATCATCGAACCGATGGGGTTTCGTGCTCATTGTCCTGGCCTTGTTCCTCTACTTCGCCGGATTTCGCGCCAACAATTTCTACTGCGGCTATCTCGCGATCATGGTGCTGCTTGCGGGCACGGCGCTTTGGCTGGAAGGCGGGCAGCGCAGTCGTGTCCGGCTGTTTGCGTGGCTGATGCTCGGCTTCCTGTGGCCGCTGCCATTTCTGGAGGAGAGCATTGGCTATCAGATGCGGCTCATCATGGTGCAAGCGACAGGCTTCGTGCTGAATGCCGTCGGTGTCGATGCGCTCGTGTCCGGCACCGCGTTGCAATCCATGCCAAACCTCGAATTCGGCCGGAAGGCGGGCGAGTTGTTCAGCGTGGGCATCGCCGCTCCATGCTCCGGCATGCGCTCGCTGTTTGCGCTGTTGGTAGTCGGGGCACTGTTCAGTTACTTCCGCCAGCGCGTGATGTGGCGCAGGTTCGCGCTGTTCAGCACAATCCTGCCAATCGCCATCGTGGCGAACATGGTGCGCATCCTTGTGCTGATCTTCGCGGCGATGATCTTCGGCCAGAACTGGGCCATCGGCGATGTGGAGAAGGAAGTCTCCGCCTTCCACGAACTCACCGGCATCGTGGTCTTTCTTGTCGCGCTGCTGCTGCTTCAATCCGCCTCCTGGCTGCTGAACCGTCTATGCAGCGGACTCGGCTTCAAACGCTCACGCACCATTTCGCGTCAGGTTGTCTCCTCCGTGTCATGA
- a CDS encoding class I SAM-dependent methyltransferase, with product MSAAPKCPACDTTAKAEIGQAGACHLWCCACGLVFADRATWCDPYSSRDYYDPANQPVESYPLRVTATERDRIASVRRFIQTGRLLDFGGGIGRTALAAHEAGFSALVLEDSHKAVSDGKAHHPEIAWLEGKTIPDSIADSSLDVITLFHVLEHLADPCVVLAQIHQKLRPGALLVIEVPNWGSHMRRLRGLRWQFVLDHHVNHFTAASLTSLVEKSGFQRCAVEFRRTFAINESKPWKEPLKKLLCLLGFGDILRCAFRKTA from the coding sequence ATGAGCGCGGCTCCTAAATGCCCCGCCTGTGACACAACCGCCAAGGCCGAGATCGGCCAGGCAGGTGCCTGCCACCTCTGGTGCTGTGCCTGCGGCCTCGTCTTTGCCGACCGTGCGACCTGGTGTGATCCGTATTCGAGCCGCGATTACTACGATCCGGCCAACCAGCCTGTGGAAAGCTATCCTCTCCGGGTCACTGCCACCGAGCGCGACCGCATCGCTAGCGTGCGGCGCTTCATTCAGACCGGCCGCTTGCTCGATTTCGGCGGCGGCATCGGCAGGACCGCGCTTGCCGCCCATGAGGCCGGTTTTTCCGCTCTCGTGCTCGAAGACAGTCACAAAGCCGTGAGCGATGGGAAAGCGCATCATCCCGAGATCGCATGGCTCGAAGGCAAAACGATCCCCGACAGCATCGCCGATAGCAGTCTCGATGTGATTACCCTGTTTCATGTGCTGGAGCACCTTGCAGATCCGTGTGTCGTGCTGGCACAAATCCACCAGAAGCTCCGTCCTGGCGCCTTGCTGGTGATTGAAGTGCCGAACTGGGGCAGTCACATGCGCCGTCTGCGCGGCCTGCGCTGGCAGTTCGTGCTCGATCATCATGTGAATCATTTCACCGCGGCCAGTTTGACGTCGTTGGTGGAAAAATCAGGCTTCCAACGCTGTGCGGTCGAGTTTCGCCGCACATTTGCCATCAATGAAAGCAAGCCTTGGAAGGAGCCGCTGAAGAAACTGCTGTGTCTGCTCGGTTTCGGCGACATTCTCCGCTGCGCCTTCCGCAAAACCGCATGA
- a CDS encoding glycosyltransferase family 9 protein, translating into MTQVVACLSRVMVGFASMTLLVFKVNQLGDNVVFLPVVQSLVAAHPDWRIVVLTSPTAARLYEVCCPQVELRVFETAQFNGAWRKPWLLARMAAELRALKPDACLLGDDQGNVAHLLARLSGAKLCVGPQTPHVKLNFLIPYRVAVSENLSGASHNWIIAMTHFELSGTMPTPDLNAFGRDESGAIVIHAGASREYQRWPMRNFVELANRLAETHAVRWIDQADDAGLSDAVQRVKTSTLDELVRVIAGAKLFVGNNSGPMHIASACGIPGVILIGPSSSRWDPAWHRERFDLLREPRLSCQPCDSATKPVNRCLNVQAPMACLNRWSVDAVHERVIKLCRPS; encoded by the coding sequence ATGACACAAGTCGTTGCGTGCCTGTCACGCGTGATGGTAGGGTTCGCCAGCATGACGCTGCTCGTCTTTAAAGTGAACCAACTCGGCGACAACGTCGTGTTCCTGCCTGTCGTGCAATCGCTCGTGGCGGCGCATCCCGACTGGCGCATCGTGGTGCTCACGAGTCCGACGGCGGCGCGGTTGTATGAAGTCTGCTGCCCGCAGGTGGAACTGCGCGTGTTTGAAACGGCGCAGTTCAATGGCGCATGGCGCAAACCCTGGTTGCTGGCCCGCATGGCGGCTGAATTGCGGGCTTTGAAGCCGGATGCCTGCTTGCTCGGCGATGATCAAGGCAACGTGGCGCATCTGCTGGCGCGCTTGAGCGGCGCGAAGCTGTGTGTGGGACCGCAAACACCGCATGTGAAGCTGAATTTCCTGATTCCTTATCGTGTTGCGGTGAGCGAGAACCTGTCCGGGGCTTCACACAATTGGATCATTGCCATGACGCACTTTGAGTTGTCGGGGACAATGCCGACACCGGATTTGAATGCGTTCGGACGCGATGAATCGGGTGCGATTGTGATTCACGCGGGAGCGAGCCGCGAGTATCAACGCTGGCCGATGAGAAACTTCGTTGAGCTGGCGAACCGGCTGGCGGAGACGCATGCGGTGCGCTGGATTGATCAAGCGGATGACGCTGGTTTGAGCGACGCGGTGCAGCGAGTGAAGACAAGCACGCTGGATGAGCTGGTGCGTGTGATCGCGGGAGCGAAGCTGTTTGTCGGCAACAATTCGGGACCGATGCACATCGCGTCGGCTTGTGGCATTCCAGGAGTCATTTTGATCGGACCATCCTCGTCGCGCTGGGATCCGGCGTGGCATCGGGAGAGGTTTGATTTGCTGCGTGAGCCGAGATTGAGCTGCCAGCCGTGTGACAGCGCCACAAAGCCGGTGAATCGCTGCCTGAACGTGCAAGCACCGATGGCGTGCTTGAATCGCTGGAGCGTCGATGCGGTGCATGAGCGGGTGATCAAACTTTGCAGGCCATCGTGA
- a CDS encoding class I SAM-dependent methyltransferase, with protein MSTYRDILYRDYSASFGGQKALDVSVQHAQYDATYDQLPPKRDAIIADLGCGKGEWLAWIAAKGFSKLTGVDLSPADLAIARQNDPSRNWVQENVITFLESQDAAFDLLHAKDIIEHFTKDEFIRFLTAAKNALKPGGELWLLTFNAQSPLSSAIRYGDFTHEIGLTPASMAQCLRACGFKHISVQGRHYCSNSTSGQIRRILGHMVFKLAGLLLKIRHGEAAKERFIDLRCTQPDLFTMACKV; from the coding sequence ATGAGCACTTACCGCGACATCCTCTATCGCGACTATTCCGCCTCCTTTGGTGGGCAGAAAGCTCTCGATGTCAGCGTGCAGCATGCGCAATACGACGCCACTTACGATCAACTGCCGCCGAAGCGGGATGCCATCATCGCCGATCTCGGGTGTGGGAAGGGCGAATGGCTCGCCTGGATAGCAGCCAAGGGTTTCTCCAAACTCACCGGCGTCGATCTCTCGCCTGCCGATCTCGCCATCGCCCGTCAAAACGATCCCTCGCGCAACTGGGTGCAGGAAAACGTCATCACCTTCCTCGAATCGCAAGATGCCGCGTTCGATCTGCTGCACGCGAAGGACATCATCGAGCACTTCACCAAGGATGAGTTTATCCGCTTTCTTACTGCCGCCAAAAACGCGCTCAAACCCGGCGGCGAACTGTGGCTGCTGACCTTCAACGCGCAAAGCCCGCTCTCGTCCGCCATCCGCTACGGCGACTTCACCCACGAGATCGGCCTCACTCCCGCCAGCATGGCCCAGTGCCTCCGCGCCTGCGGCTTCAAGCACATCTCCGTTCAAGGCCGCCACTACTGCTCCAACTCCACCAGTGGCCAGATTCGCCGCATCCTTGGTCACATGGTCTTCAAGCTGGCCGGTTTGCTCCTGAAAATACGCCACGGCGAAGCAGCGAAGGAACGTTTCATCGACCTGCGCTGCACGCAGCCCGATCTATTCACGATGGCCTGCAAAGTTTGA
- a CDS encoding glycosyltransferase, with amino-acid sequence MRPGLLLISHTYAALENRKKLQALAAHFDLVCVTSTIEQRVILGRPSSDFDNDSDAPTRSYQLIRLSRRGQRDTTFLYAGLAAVMRSRRFDVILVENEPWAVVCWQARFWKSVLQPHALFGEFTWENVERPGWKGFILARIYRCMTATTDFIIAGNQAATQLVQKRGARKENVIVAPQLGIDLVNHQPASRAERDELRKAQGLPSDTFIIGYCGRLTEEKGIRELFQACDDLGSVHLALLGSGVLESWLKEQQKTRPWLHLLPPRPHFEIPAFLRCLDVFVLASKPVRTMTMCWEEQFGHVLIEAMACGVATLGSSSGAIPEVINHEEAIFPHGDAQALAGCIRRVMNGASMAHSQLEHTRTHYTHGAVAADWAGFIHQKIAA; translated from the coding sequence ATGAGACCCGGCCTGCTGCTCATCAGTCATACCTACGCCGCGCTCGAAAACCGTAAGAAGCTCCAGGCGCTCGCCGCGCATTTCGATCTCGTCTGCGTCACTTCCACCATCGAGCAGCGCGTCATCCTCGGCCGTCCGTCCTCCGACTTCGACAACGACAGTGATGCGCCCACACGCAGCTACCAGCTCATTCGTCTCTCCCGGCGTGGTCAACGCGACACCACCTTCCTCTATGCTGGCCTTGCCGCCGTCATGCGCTCACGCCGCTTCGATGTCATCCTCGTCGAAAACGAACCCTGGGCTGTCGTCTGCTGGCAGGCACGCTTTTGGAAGTCGGTGCTTCAACCGCATGCTCTGTTCGGCGAATTCACCTGGGAAAATGTCGAGCGTCCCGGCTGGAAGGGTTTCATCCTCGCACGAATCTATCGCTGCATGACTGCCACGACTGATTTCATCATCGCTGGCAATCAAGCAGCCACACAACTTGTGCAAAAGCGTGGCGCACGAAAAGAAAACGTCATTGTCGCTCCGCAACTCGGCATCGATCTCGTCAATCATCAGCCCGCGTCGCGCGCAGAGCGCGATGAACTGCGCAAAGCCCAAGGATTGCCTTCAGACACCTTCATCATTGGTTACTGCGGCCGTTTGACCGAGGAAAAAGGCATTCGCGAGCTGTTTCAGGCCTGCGACGACTTGGGAAGCGTCCATCTCGCCCTTCTCGGCTCCGGCGTACTCGAATCGTGGCTCAAGGAACAGCAGAAAACACGTCCTTGGCTTCATCTGTTGCCGCCACGGCCGCATTTCGAGATTCCCGCCTTCCTGCGCTGTCTCGATGTCTTTGTGCTCGCCAGCAAACCCGTGCGCACGATGACCATGTGCTGGGAAGAGCAGTTCGGCCATGTTCTCATCGAAGCCATGGCCTGCGGAGTCGCCACGCTTGGGTCCAGCAGCGGTGCCATCCCCGAGGTCATCAATCACGAAGAAGCCATTTTCCCCCATGGCGATGCGCAGGCGCTTGCCGGGTGCATTCGCCGGGTGATGAACGGCGCTTCCATGGCGCATAGCCAGCTCGAACACACCCGCACTCATTACACCCATGGCGCTGTCGCTGCCGACTGGGCCGGGTTCATCCATCAAAAGATCGCCGCATGA
- a CDS encoding flippase, with the protein MVAGSHILKTLSLATTLRMARLLLSFVLTCALARHLGGAGFGHLAVAMAVVSILLSVGELGFARYTVRELMKHGSDQPAVLGITITARFIVSVVLFAGLIAWIGWRRPEGALLLAVYGTQILTNPATETLAWLEAHGRVSKAVIAQFIGFIVSAFCIALGIWQNAPLWFFALTYALEGWVFIALSAFVFWHHGGRVKPRAFQFSRALALVSRSWPELASQAALILLFRLDTMMIEWLRGPEEAGIYGAAVRVSEMAYFVPGILATLFLPRLMEARQNDSVLFEKRVVDYLSASVILSFVVAAGLLLLSPWMSTAFGSEFARSGEMLRVHAWAFIPYAIGIARTQILTVEDRLAANLSSVILAVAINAWLNLVWIPAHGGVGAAWATLVSYTLAWVVCTYLSPGLRMHVSGFMTSAFVGLPRFTLLRVRALLHP; encoded by the coding sequence ATGGTCGCTGGCAGTCACATCCTCAAAACGCTCTCGCTGGCGACGACGCTGCGCATGGCACGCCTGTTGTTGAGCTTCGTGCTCACCTGCGCGCTCGCGCGTCACCTCGGCGGTGCCGGATTCGGCCATCTCGCCGTCGCCATGGCCGTCGTTTCGATTTTGCTGAGCGTTGGCGAGCTTGGATTCGCACGCTACACCGTGCGCGAACTCATGAAGCATGGCAGCGATCAGCCCGCCGTGCTCGGAATCACGATCACCGCACGCTTCATCGTCTCTGTGGTTCTTTTCGCCGGTTTGATTGCCTGGATTGGCTGGCGCAGACCCGAAGGAGCGCTGCTTCTCGCAGTCTATGGCACGCAGATCCTCACCAATCCTGCCACCGAGACACTCGCATGGCTGGAAGCCCACGGACGTGTTTCAAAGGCGGTCATCGCTCAATTCATTGGCTTCATCGTCAGCGCCTTTTGCATCGCCCTCGGCATCTGGCAAAACGCCCCGCTCTGGTTCTTCGCTTTGACCTACGCTCTCGAAGGCTGGGTCTTCATCGCTCTCAGTGCCTTCGTGTTCTGGCATCATGGCGGTCGTGTCAAACCCCGCGCCTTCCAATTCTCCCGCGCACTTGCCCTTGTCAGCCGTTCCTGGCCCGAGCTCGCTTCGCAGGCCGCTCTCATCCTGCTATTCCGTCTCGACACCATGATGATCGAATGGCTGCGCGGCCCGGAAGAGGCGGGCATCTACGGCGCTGCCGTTCGCGTCTCCGAAATGGCCTACTTCGTGCCCGGCATCCTTGCCACGCTATTCCTGCCGCGTTTGATGGAGGCTCGTCAAAACGACTCTGTCTTGTTTGAAAAGCGTGTCGTCGATTACCTCTCCGCCTCGGTCATCCTTTCCTTCGTCGTGGCCGCCGGGCTGCTGCTTCTCTCACCCTGGATGTCCACCGCCTTTGGCAGTGAATTCGCCCGCAGCGGCGAAATGCTCCGCGTTCACGCCTGGGCCTTTATTCCGTACGCCATCGGCATCGCCCGCACGCAGATCCTCACCGTCGAAGATCGTCTCGCGGCCAATCTCTCTTCCGTCATCCTCGCCGTGGCCATCAATGCCTGGCTCAATCTCGTTTGGATTCCCGCACACGGCGGTGTCGGTGCCGCCTGGGCAACGCTCGTGTCCTACACGCTCGCGTGGGTCGTCTGCACCTATCTGTCTCCTGGTTTGCGCATGCATGTCTCCGGTTTCATGACGAGCGCTTTCGTCGGACTGCCGCGTTTCACGCTGTTGCGCGTTCGTGCGCTGCTTCATCCCTGA
- a CDS encoding SIS domain-containing protein, whose protein sequence is MSTDFSSLFKTHLGEHQDAIAKLSAMNDQIAPLAEAWLTALRNGKKIIFFGNGGSAADAQHLAAELVVRYRINRPALAGLALTTDTSILTAHSNDFGFATVFSRQIEALAQPGDVAIGISTSGTSKNILLGLQAANARGCVTIAFTGEKGADCAVEAKLSFKAPSAITARVQECHLLIGHLLCDVAEQSFAAA, encoded by the coding sequence ATGAGCACCGATTTTTCATCCCTTTTCAAAACGCACCTCGGCGAGCATCAGGACGCCATCGCCAAACTCAGTGCGATGAACGATCAAATCGCCCCGCTGGCCGAAGCCTGGCTCACCGCGCTGCGAAATGGGAAAAAAATCATCTTCTTCGGCAATGGTGGCAGCGCCGCCGATGCGCAGCATCTCGCTGCCGAACTCGTCGTGCGTTATCGCATCAACCGTCCCGCTCTCGCTGGTCTAGCCTTAACCACCGACACTTCGATTCTCACCGCGCACAGCAACGACTTCGGCTTTGCAACCGTCTTTTCGCGCCAGATCGAAGCTCTCGCCCAGCCCGGCGATGTTGCCATCGGCATCTCGACTTCAGGCACGAGTAAAAACATTCTCCTCGGCCTCCAGGCAGCCAACGCACGCGGCTGCGTCACCATCGCCTTCACGGGTGAAAAGGGCGCGGACTGTGCCGTTGAGGCCAAACTGAGCTTCAAAGCGCCTTCTGCGATCACCGCACGCGTCCAGGAATGCCATCTCCTCATCGGGCATCTTCTCTGCGATGTCGCAGAGCAAAGCTTTGCGGCAGCTTAA
- a CDS encoding PfkB family carbohydrate kinase, with amino-acid sequence MNFTRNCLGSLAKCRILVVGDVMLDHFIWGHVRRISPEAPVPIVEVTKEEFYPGGAANVARNISPFSSHTHLMGRVGKDMAADKLRALLIEDQVDPAPLLVHETLPTISKARVVARQQQIVRVDREKLLPQTDDELAEVGQRLRKLAPNLDAIILEDYGKGFITEKLMQLVAKIAAEHKLIVTVDPSPRNPLPWAGVSLVKPNRLEAFAAAGLEDHLLPEVPLENKDLLEVGRVLLAKWNVASVLVTLGEQGMMLFERDKAPHHIPTRAREVFDVSGAGDTAIALLTLALAAGFTLQDAAEISNHASGIVVGKLGTATLTPDELLAAFE; translated from the coding sequence ATGAACTTCACCCGCAACTGCCTCGGAAGCCTCGCGAAGTGCCGCATCCTCGTGGTGGGAGATGTCATGCTCGATCATTTCATCTGGGGCCACGTCCGCCGCATCTCACCCGAAGCACCGGTGCCCATCGTCGAAGTCACCAAAGAAGAATTCTATCCCGGTGGTGCGGCGAACGTCGCCCGCAACATCTCGCCCTTCTCGTCACACACGCATCTCATGGGCCGCGTTGGCAAAGACATGGCCGCCGACAAACTCCGCGCTCTGCTGATCGAAGACCAGGTCGATCCCGCACCGCTGCTCGTTCACGAAACCCTGCCCACGATCTCGAAAGCCCGCGTCGTCGCACGGCAGCAGCAAATTGTCCGCGTCGATCGCGAAAAACTGCTGCCGCAGACCGATGACGAACTTGCCGAAGTCGGGCAACGCTTGAGAAAACTCGCGCCGAACCTCGACGCCATCATCCTCGAAGACTACGGCAAGGGCTTCATCACCGAGAAACTCATGCAGTTGGTCGCCAAGATCGCCGCCGAGCACAAATTGATCGTCACCGTCGATCCATCTCCGCGTAATCCATTGCCCTGGGCCGGTGTCTCGCTCGTGAAACCAAATCGCCTCGAAGCCTTCGCTGCTGCGGGACTCGAAGACCACCTGTTGCCCGAAGTTCCGCTCGAAAACAAAGATCTCCTCGAAGTCGGCCGCGTTCTGCTCGCCAAATGGAATGTCGCCAGCGTCCTCGTCACGCTCGGTGAGCAAGGCATGATGCTTTTCGAGCGCGACAAAGCCCCGCATCACATCCCCACGCGTGCGCGTGAAGTGTTCGATGTCTCCGGCGCTGGCGACACCGCCATCGCCCTGCTCACACTCGCCCTCGCGGCTGGATTCACCCTTCAAGACGCCGCAGAAATCTCCAATCACGCCAGCGGCATCGTTGTAGGCAAGCTCGGCACCGCCACCTTGACGCCCGACGAGTTGCTGGCAGCCTTTGAATGA